GACGGAACCAAAAACAAATCCAAATTAGGTGCAAATGCGATCCTCGGAACTTCCCTTGCGGTAGCAAAAGCAGCAGCGTCTCATGCGAGACTTCCACTTTACAGATACATAGGCGGGAATTTCGCAAAAGAGCTTCCTGTTCCAATGATGAACATCATAAACGGAGGAGCTCACGCAGACAATAACGTGGACTTCCAAGAATTTATGATCCTTCCCGTGGGAGTAAATAGTTTCCGCGAAGCTTTAAGAGTCGGGGCAGAAGTTTTTCACAGCCTTAAGTCTGTTCTTAAATCCAAAAAATTGAATACTGCAGTCGGAGACGAGGGTGGATTTGCACCTGACCTGGCAAGCAACCTGGAAGGGTTAGAAGTCATCCTCCAAGCCATCGAAAAAGCGGGTTATAAGCCTGAAAAAGACGTATTATTGGGCCTGGATGCTGCTTCTTCCGAGTTTTTCGATAAATCCAAGAAAAAATACGTTCTGGGCGGAGAAGGAAATAAAGAGTTCTCTAGCGCAGAATTAGTGGAATACTATTCAAATCTAGTCTCAAAGTATCCGATCATTACTATTGAAGACGGTCTAGATGAGAACGACTGGGAAGGTTGGAAACTTCTAAGCGAGAAATTAGGTAAGAAGATCCAACTCGTTGGAGACGACTTGTTCGTTACCAATATAGAAAAACTTTCTCAGGGAATTTCCCAAAAGGTGGGTAATTCCATCCTGATCAAAGTGAACCAAATCGGAAGTTTATCCGAAACATTGGCGTCCATCGATATGGCTAAAAAAGCCAAATATACGAATGTGATCAGCCATAGATCTGGAGAAACCGAGGACGTAACCATTTCGCATATCGCGGTAGGTACGAACGCGGGCCAGATCAAAACTGGTTCCCTTTCCAGGACCGATAGGATCGCTAAATACAACGAACTTTTGAGGATCGAGGAAGAATTAGGTTCTTCTGCGGTTTACAAAGGGAGAAATACATTCTATAATCTCTGAACTTCTATGGGTATAAATCTGGCGAACAAACTGTTTTTACTTCTGCTCTTCCTATCCGGAATGTTTTATTTCACGGTACTAGGAGAGTCAGGTTTGGTCGTAAGATCTACCCTAGAAACCAGTCTTTCCAGCCTTCGTTTGGATGTGGAAAGACTGGAGTATGAGAATAGACAACTAGAAGAAAGGCAAAAACTTCTACGCGACGATAAGGTTGCACTAGAGAAAGAAGCTAGAAAGTATTATCTTCTCTCAGAAAACGCACAAATTATTAAATTTAGGGAGCCAGAACCGAAAGCGGAGAATCGTCCGGTCCTCGCCTCTCGTCTAATTGCTTTAAGAGCGGACCGTGATATGCCGGTCCCTCCGATCCAGTTACTTCGCTTTTTTTACGTTTCCTTTGTAGCTTTCGTATTTATTGGAGTTTTCAGGAAATTACGGAGGAAGAAACTGGAAGAACGAACCGCTGCTTAAGGGAGCCAGAATGTCTGAGACTGAAAAAATATCCGAAGTAATCGAAGAATTAGCCGGTAGCAAAATTTCCAAAAAGTTCATCGACCATAGAAAAATTTTCTTATGGGGTGCGGTTACAGATGAATCCGCAAAAGACATCGTAGGCAAACTACTCTATCTGGAAATGGCGGACCCAGGAAAAGAAATTACATTCTATATCAATAGTCCCGGAGGAGTTGTTACTTCCGGACTTACCATCTACGACACAATGAAGATGATCTCTTCTCCAGTTCATACAGTTTGTATGGGACTCGCTGCTTCTATGGGATCCGTTCTTTTAGCAGCAGGAGTAAAAGGAAAAAGATCTATTTGGCCTAATGGTAAAGTTATGATCCACCAACCTAGTATCGGTGGACAGATCGTAGCTCCTGCATCAGATCTTAAGATCCAAGCAGAAGAGATCCTAAAGACCAGAGCAAGATTGAACCAAATACTTGCAGATGCTTGCGGTCACCCTGTCGAAAAGTTGGAAGAAGACACGGACAGAGACTATTATATGGACGCAGAAGAAGCGATCAAATACGGGATCGTAGACATTCTTGCTACCAAAATCGAATTCCCGAAACAAAATTAAGGTTTTCTAACTTGTCTGGTCCCTCTTCCTTAGAAGAAACCGTTCGCTCCTTTCTGGAAACTATTCCGGAAGGAGCTAATCTTGCAGAAAAAGAAATGCCTTCCCTTTTTCTGGAATTCTCAGAGCTATTATTTGAGAATCCAGAACATACCTCTGAAAAAATCCTAATCTCCGACCTGGGTGGTTTCGAATTAGATGAATTCTTGAATTTTTATTTGGAAGATATGTTTCCGGATGATGCAAAGATCAGAGAGAAAGGAAAAGTTTTTCTCAAAAAGTTCAGGAAGTTCTTAGATAAAAAATCACTTTTAAAAAAAGAACAAGAAGAAGAGTGGAAAGAGTTTTTTAAAGAAAACGAAATCCGTTGATCCATGGAAGCTTCTCATTTTCGACCTAAAAGATTCGTCTCGGGCAAACACGCTCAAACTATTTACAGTACACTTTTTCCTCCAGAAAATCCACTTAGGACTTCCTATTACTGCGAAGACATCCTTCTCACTGTAAGCGGAGAATCGGGAGATAAACTCTGGTTAGAACATAACCCTCCAGTTTCTTCCTATCGTAAGAGTTCCATTCCTTCCAACGGAACTTATATACTTATGATCCATGGGATGGAAGGAGATTCGGAAAGTTCGTATTTAGTATCTCTTGCAACTTCCGCTCTGGAAAGAGGATACGGCGTGATTCGTATGAATTTACGAAACTGCGGTAGAGGAAGAGGATTCGCTCGTAAATCGTATTACGCGGGTCAGTCGGAAGATGTTCAGGATGTTCTGGATTATATGTATGAGTATCTGAGCAAAAAGATCTTTGTATCCGGATTCTCTCTATCCGCAAACCTAGTCCTGAAATTTTTCGGAGAATCCAGAAATCATAAGTCGCTCGCATTCTCCGCAGTCTCCCCTCCTCTGGATCTTGCAAAAAATTGCGATTTTATAGACTCACTTTCCGGAAGATTTTATAGAAATCATTTTATCAGTAGTTTTAAGAAGAAGATCAAAGAAGGTATCTTAGATCTAACTCCTGTACAGTTGGAAAATTCCAAGAAGATAAAGACTTTTTTCGACTTCGACGATATGATCACCGCTCCTTCTTTCGGTTATCCTAGCGCAATGGAATATTATAAAAAGAATTCCTGTATCGGTTATATCCAATCGATCACTCATCCGGGAATATTGATCCATGCGGAAGACGATCCTGTCGTACCTTTATTCGAATGGAACTCTATCGACTGGTCCAAACTTCCCAACTTAAAAACCATTCTGACCAAACAAGGAGGTCATGTGGGATTTGTGACCGATTCTAATCCGGATCTTCCGGATGGTCGTTGGCTTACTAAAATTCTGCTGGATTATTTCGATTCCAAATTATAACCTGCTGCCTGAAACGAAGCTTTAACCAAGTGAATTCCAAACAAACCTCTTCCAAACCCAAAAAACCTCTTCCAGCTTCTTTCTTTATAGTGGTTTCCTATGAAAATGAAGAGGCTTACTATCGTTTAAAAGAAAAGGCAGAAGACGCATTTTCTCAGGCATTATACGAATCCAAACCTCTCCCTAAATGGACCCATCAATTCGAGAATTTTTTAGATTCTCCCATCGGAAGATTCACCCGTATTCTTTCTCTAAAGAGAAGGATTTCCAGAGAGGAGCTCCCGAGCCTCCAAAAAGAATGTACCAAATTTCAGACCTATTTGCGTAAATCGGACGAGTCCATCAGAGTATTACCTGGTTATCTCACTCCTTATAATTTGGTTTTGGCCTCTCTTGAGGAAGATCTACATAGGATCTATCTGTTCCATGGAGTATTCGCGGAAATCATTTATACGTATCAGGGACAAAAATGGGTCCCGGAAACAGCTGCGTGGGAATTTTTTAAACATCCTGAAGTTCTATACTTTTTTACTAATTTACGAGAATCTTATGTTAGCTCTTTGGAAAAACGTTAAATTTATATCTTTGTCTCTGATTGTATTCGCAGCCTGCGAACCTTCTGTTCTTTCCGTTAGCAATGTGGAACTTTGCGACTATTTCACTCGGGATGGGGTTTGCAGAGAACCTTCTCCCCTAAATAAAAAATATTCAGTAGATATTCCGAATGCAAAAAAGCCGAACACCTGGGAAGAATTAGGGAATTATCTTTATTTTCATGCTCGAGAAACTCCCGGTTTCGTTCTTAGAATGAATCGTAGGATGAGCCCGGAGGAAAGAAAGCAGATCCAAGAGACCTACTTTGCAATGTATGAATTTGCAGGAGTTAAAGGTAAAATGGAAGGTTTCGAGATCGGGGAAGATTGGATCGGTTCCTTTAATTACTTAGGCTCTATGGTAAAGGAAAAACAGAAAAAGGAAAATCGTTTGGGTCAATATCCTTACGAAACTTCCATCTTTCCTACCGATCTAGAGTTTACTTGGTCTGCAAAAGGGATCAAAGGTAGCACGAAGACTAAAATCGACTTCGTGTATCATGTTCTTCCTGCGGAGAAAACGCCTTAAAACTTCTTCGTAAAAAGTAAAAAGAAAATTCAATTTTCTTAATATGTTTCGAAGATCTGGACCGGGTTCAAAAAGATCTGCCCTATACTTAAATCTAAAGTAAAATAGGCAAAAAATCCCAATACCACTGCAGAAACTACCGGGATCAAAAGATTATCGTCCACGATGCCGTTCCAATAAGTTCCACTATACAGTTCAGTTACTGCAGCGGCGATCACCGCAGGCAAAACTAAAATTACATTCTGTAAAAACTCTCCGGAAGAAAATTGATAGATCCCGAATTCTCTAGAACCCGACTGGATCACATAGATAAACCAAAGTCCTACGATCGTGGAAGATAAAATGAATGCAAGTATCCCTTCTTTGGATTTACCGTTTGAAAATCTATTCTTCCCAAAATGAGTTCCTACCCAAGCAGCCATCGGATCTCCAATCACCAAGAATAGTAGGGAAAGAATTGCGATATCGGGAGGGAAGAAGAATACAACTAACGTTATGGAAAGAAAGTAAGGGAATGTTCCGTTGATCCTTGACTTTTCCTCTTCCTTCAATAAAGGACCGGCAAACCTTACGAATACGGTTTGGACAATGGGAATATGGAACCTAGCCCATTCCAATAATACCAAAAGCCCAAGACAAAGAACGAGTAAAATTGTTAGAATGGCGCGGGTAGCATACACTAACGAAAATTGTCCATGAAATACGTCGAAATAATAGAACGCAGGAATGATCAGCCCGAGCAAATGCCAGGCCTTTCTAAAATAATTAAAGGAAGAAGTTTTTTCAGATTTCATTTTCTATTTCCGAGATTTCAATCTTAGATCCGAGAATATCAACGTTTAGAAGCCATCTTTAAGGCAGCCTCTTCGTCGTTTGCGATTAGGAAAAATCCGCTTAGGCCGGCCATTTTAAAAACATTGATCACAGCTTTGGAGATATTTACAAGGACGAGTTTATTCTTACTGGAAAAACTGGATTGGCTCACTTCTTTTAAGGCCTGGACTCCAGTGGAGGATACCAAATGTACGTCTTCCATATCCATGATGACCGGTCCCTGGCGAACAGCCAAGGAAAGCACATCCTTAAATTTTTTCTCCGTAAAGGAGTTGATAGAACCCTGCAATTTCAGAACTTGAACGCTGTCTATCTTTTCCGTTGAGATGATAATCTCGTTCAGGATCATAACGGTTCGATTCGTCAAGATACCGGAATTTCACAATAGATACAAATGGTTTTTCTATTCTTCACCTCTGCTTATCTGTTTTTCAAAACCTATGGATTTCCATTTTCCGGTTCCTTGGTGCTTTGTCTTACGATAGCATTCTCCCAGTTCCATTCTTCTAAGAGCCTTAGACCTAATCTCGGTTTTTTACTTTTTCCGGCCTCATTATGTGCACTTTCCTTTTGGGATGGTACATCTGCAGAGTTCATTTTGGATCTTGTTTCTCTGACCCTTGCCGGAATGATCTCTTCCGGCGGTTTTTCTTTTTTAGGAAGTCGTTCCCCTGCATTTAAGGAAACATTAGGAGTTCTAATATTGGCAGGTTCCTGTATCCTATCCTTTTCTAGGAGAGAACTTTCTCCTTTTTTGATCCCGGCACTTTCATTATTTCTAATTTTATCCATTCCGAAACAGGTTCGTATTATTATTTTAGTATTTTGTGTTTCACTTTCGGGAGCTTGGATCTTATATGAGCCGGCGCATCCAGGCTTAGAACCTTCCCTATTTAAATCTGTATTGTTATTTTTAGGAATATTTTGGGTGATCTGGAAAGGAAAGAAGGACCTACTTAGTGGTCTCTTATTTTCCACCTTCTTTCTTCTTATATGCCTATCCAAACCGGGAGAGGAGTTGATGATACTCACTTGCGGGCTCTTTTTTTCCTACTTGCAAGAAGCAGCCTGGGGCCTAGACTCAGGAACTGAAGTTTAAAGTTCCAGGTCTTATTCCATGAAAATTAAAGTGGCTCATCTTTTACGCAAAACGGAAGAAATAGATAGGGACCTGACAGAACTAGGCAAAATCAAGGATAGAATTGCAGCAGACCGGGATTATTCCGAATCTTTAAAAGTATCTATTGGATCAGAGATGGATAAGCTCTCCGCTCAAAAACAAGAGATGCTTTCTATGAAGACTAAAGAAACTCCTTCCGATTGGAATTCTTCCGGCAATCCTTCCGGTGCAAGGGCAGCCGAAGGACTTTACCAAGACAACGAAAAACGCCTAACTCGCGAAATATCCGTTGAAATCCAAGGTAAGAAGCAGCAACCTGCCCGAAAGACCATCCATAAATACTAGTCTTTTCGAGATCCGAAAAGAACGGGTTATATAAAACAACATGAACAAAAAAATAATCGTACTCTCCATCCTGGCCGCATTACTCTTTCAGTGTAATTCAGACTCGGATGTATTAGCCTCATTCAAAGGGGGCACAGTTACCAGAAAAGAACTCAGGAACTTCTACCAACTCAATACAGGCGGACGCAAACCGGAGCCGAATCATCCAACCAAAGAAGAACAAACACAACTTCTGGAAACTTTAGGTCTTTTCAAATTGATCTCTTTGTACAATACGGAAAAGAAACTTGTATCCGAAGATGAATTAGCTGTTTTTCTAAAATATTCTAAGCCGCAGATGGCAGCTTCTTTCCTGCAAAGGAATTTAGCGGAGAAGTTAGAACAAGTAGGTAAATTAAAATTCGCTTTCGTAAGAGTGATCGCAGTTTTCTCTTTCGACCCTAAAGACGAAGAAGTTACCAGACAAAGAGCTCAAAGTATTTTCGAAGGTATCCAAAAACTTTCTTCTAAAAAAGAAATTATTCAATATGTAGTGGATAATACGAGTCAACCTGCTTACAAAGCGGTAGGCGGATTATTAGAACCTCAGTGTTTAAATTGTGGTAATGATCCAAACCTTGCTTTATACAAAGAAGCTGCAGAAAATGAAGGGAAATGGATCTTAAAAGAGATCGATGACCAACTTCCTCCGGGTGCGGATCCAAAAGCTCCTAGAAAGAAAAAATTCCTGATTTTAAGAGTAGAAAGAGTGGAAACAATCTACGCTTCTAGAGTAGGAAAGTTTTTCTCAAAAGAATTCGGAAAGTTGAAAGTTCTCGCTAAAAAGTATACTGAGACTCCTGGAATTCCCGAAGAGATTAAAGCGGAAGTAAAACGTAATTATTTGGATCTGAAAGTGGACGATATCGCTCCTCGTTACGAAGACTTTATGAAAAAAAGATTCTTATTCACTGCCGTTAGTGAACAAGAAGAACAATTAGTCAAGAATGCAGGTTTCGAAAAAGCGAATATCACTCAGGATAACTTGAACTCTTTCAATCACGAGTCAGTTTTATTGACCAATACCAAAACAGGCGAAACCGTTAAGTTCAAAGACGTTTTGAACGAGCTGGAGCAATTGGCAAAACAAAGCGGTCTTGACTCTTCCAAACTGGACGATAAAGCGAATGTGCTCCAATTTTTCAGACAACAGTATATTTGGTATAAGATAGCGGATCATTCTACTGAATTGAAAGAAGCCTTGGAATCCAAAGATTTCCAAGATATGTTCAATGTAATGAAACTATACATCGTACAACCTTTGGTATTCAAAAGAGAACTTCCTAGCGATGTAACGGTTTCCGAAGCAGAAATGAGAGAGCAGTACGAAGCTGCCAAAATGTTCTCTTATGCTAAATCGAATCCGAATAATCCTCAAGACAGGATCCCTATGCCTTACGGAGAAGTTAGAGAAAAAATCAAAGAAGATTTGATCCGAGCTAAGAAGCAAAACTTCGTTAGAGAACTTACTCAAAAGCTTAAAACAGATTACCAATTCATTCTGGACTCCAGCAGATTGAAAGAAGGTAAGATCTGATCGTTTACTCGATAGCTTAGACATCCATGTTCAGTAGTCCGAAAAGGTTATAGACCTTTGTACTTCGGACTACTGACCGCGTTCTACAAACTACTAGAAGTCTAACGCCCTTTTTTTATAGATTAAGATTTCAAATGCTTGATTCTTATTCTTATCTCTCTTAGTATAAGCCGACTTTGGAAAAAATTTCTATACTTAAGTGTCTGTTAGGCATGATGGAAATTTATTCTTGAGGCTAAGTAAGGTCGTTTTAAAACGGTTAAAAAGGGGAAAAGAATGAACAACCACATCTATATGCTCCGCAAAAAACGGGGAATCAAGCAATATGATATGGCAAGGGCTCTGGGTGTATCCCCTAGCTACCTTTCCAAAATTGAAACCGGAAGCCAAGCTCCTACTGAAAAATTCAGACAAGCTTGTGCTAAATATTTGAAAACGACATTAGATAAGCTGTTCAACGAAAGTCCGGTAGAAGAGGTTTATCCTGAATTCAGCCAAGGACTTACCAATAAACTTTGGGCAAAACGCAGAGAATTGGGAATTAAACAATATGATATGGCTAAAAAATTAAAGGTCTCAACTCCTTTCCTTTCTAAAGTGGAGTTAGGACTATTAGAGCCTCCTGAAGATTTCAAGAGTATGGCTTCTAAAGTTTTGAAAATGAAAAAAGAGGAATTATTTCTACATAAAGTAGAATTCTAAATCGAACGCGGGAGGTAATACTCCCGTAAAGTAATACTTCACATTCTTTTCCCAACTATGTGTTGTAGTGTGTAAAACCCCAGGTTTTCCCACCCGGGGTTTTTATTTTTTTGGCTACTTTACGATCACTGTTCCGCCGGAATAGTCCAGAACGATACTTTGGCCTTCCTTAAACTCTCCCTTCAGTATGAAGTTACTGAGTGCGTTCCCGATCTCTCTTTGGACCAGTCTTTTCAAAGGTCTTGCTCCGTATTCCGGATCGAAACCCGCCTGCACTATATGTTTTTTCAATGCAGGAGTGAAACTAACTGTTAGTCCATTCTCCGCAGCCTTCTTGGCCATGTTCTGCAATTGGAGTTCCGCAATCTTAGCGATCATTGCCTCGTCCACGGATTTGAACAGTATGACTTCGTCCAAACGGTTCAAGAACTCAGGTTTGAAATGTTTTTTCAACCTTTGCTCCACCATTCTTTCTTTTTCTTCTTCCGAATACTCGGCTGAACCTAAAACGTCCGAACCAAGATTGGAAGTGAGAATAATGACCGTATTCTTAAAGTCCACACTCCTTCCCTTGGAATCTGTCAGCCTACCCTCGTCCAGTATCTGCAAGAATATATTGAACACTTCCGGATGG
This genomic stretch from Leptospira licerasiae serovar Varillal str. VAR 010 harbors:
- the eno gene encoding phosphopyruvate hydratase → MSQSSKISAIRAREIMDSRGNPTVEVDVKLEDGSFGRAAVPSGASTGEYEAVELRDGDKSRYLGKGVLKAVDHVNVKIKDILIGEDALDQNRIDFLMLDKDGTKNKSKLGANAILGTSLAVAKAAASHARLPLYRYIGGNFAKELPVPMMNIINGGAHADNNVDFQEFMILPVGVNSFREALRVGAEVFHSLKSVLKSKKLNTAVGDEGGFAPDLASNLEGLEVILQAIEKAGYKPEKDVLLGLDAASSEFFDKSKKKYVLGGEGNKEFSSAELVEYYSNLVSKYPIITIEDGLDENDWEGWKLLSEKLGKKIQLVGDDLFVTNIEKLSQGISQKVGNSILIKVNQIGSLSETLASIDMAKKAKYTNVISHRSGETEDVTISHIAVGTNAGQIKTGSLSRTDRIAKYNELLRIEEELGSSAVYKGRNTFYNL
- a CDS encoding septum formation initiator family protein, with amino-acid sequence MGINLANKLFLLLLFLSGMFYFTVLGESGLVVRSTLETSLSSLRLDVERLEYENRQLEERQKLLRDDKVALEKEARKYYLLSENAQIIKFREPEPKAENRPVLASRLIALRADRDMPVPPIQLLRFFYVSFVAFVFIGVFRKLRRKKLEERTAA
- a CDS encoding ClpP family protease, which gives rise to MSETEKISEVIEELAGSKISKKFIDHRKIFLWGAVTDESAKDIVGKLLYLEMADPGKEITFYINSPGGVVTSGLTIYDTMKMISSPVHTVCMGLAASMGSVLLAAGVKGKRSIWPNGKVMIHQPSIGGQIVAPASDLKIQAEEILKTRARLNQILADACGHPVEKLEEDTDRDYYMDAEEAIKYGIVDILATKIEFPKQN
- a CDS encoding YheT family hydrolase, which produces MEASHFRPKRFVSGKHAQTIYSTLFPPENPLRTSYYCEDILLTVSGESGDKLWLEHNPPVSSYRKSSIPSNGTYILMIHGMEGDSESSYLVSLATSALERGYGVIRMNLRNCGRGRGFARKSYYAGQSEDVQDVLDYMYEYLSKKIFVSGFSLSANLVLKFFGESRNHKSLAFSAVSPPLDLAKNCDFIDSLSGRFYRNHFISSFKKKIKEGILDLTPVQLENSKKIKTFFDFDDMITAPSFGYPSAMEYYKKNSCIGYIQSITHPGILIHAEDDPVVPLFEWNSIDWSKLPNLKTILTKQGGHVGFVTDSNPDLPDGRWLTKILLDYFDSKL
- a CDS encoding DUF4416 family protein; the encoded protein is MNSKQTSSKPKKPLPASFFIVVSYENEEAYYRLKEKAEDAFSQALYESKPLPKWTHQFENFLDSPIGRFTRILSLKRRISREELPSLQKECTKFQTYLRKSDESIRVLPGYLTPYNLVLASLEEDLHRIYLFHGVFAEIIYTYQGQKWVPETAAWEFFKHPEVLYFFTNLRESYVSSLEKR
- the lcpA gene encoding complement regulator-acquiring protein LcpA, which codes for MLALWKNVKFISLSLIVFAACEPSVLSVSNVELCDYFTRDGVCREPSPLNKKYSVDIPNAKKPNTWEELGNYLYFHARETPGFVLRMNRRMSPEERKQIQETYFAMYEFAGVKGKMEGFEIGEDWIGSFNYLGSMVKEKQKKENRLGQYPYETSIFPTDLEFTWSAKGIKGSTKTKIDFVYHVLPAEKTP
- a CDS encoding diacylglycerol/polyprenol kinase family protein yields the protein MKSEKTSSFNYFRKAWHLLGLIIPAFYYFDVFHGQFSLVYATRAILTILLVLCLGLLVLLEWARFHIPIVQTVFVRFAGPLLKEEEKSRINGTFPYFLSITLVVFFFPPDIAILSLLFLVIGDPMAAWVGTHFGKNRFSNGKSKEGILAFILSSTIVGLWFIYVIQSGSREFGIYQFSSGEFLQNVILVLPAVIAAAVTELYSGTYWNGIVDDNLLIPVVSAVVLGFFAYFTLDLSIGQIFLNPVQIFETY
- a CDS encoding STAS domain-containing protein; the protein is MILNEIIISTEKIDSVQVLKLQGSINSFTEKKFKDVLSLAVRQGPVIMDMEDVHLVSSTGVQALKEVSQSSFSSKNKLVLVNISKAVINVFKMAGLSGFFLIANDEEAALKMASKR
- a CDS encoding LIC12015 family putative lipoprotein; the protein is MNKKIIVLSILAALLFQCNSDSDVLASFKGGTVTRKELRNFYQLNTGGRKPEPNHPTKEEQTQLLETLGLFKLISLYNTEKKLVSEDELAVFLKYSKPQMAASFLQRNLAEKLEQVGKLKFAFVRVIAVFSFDPKDEEVTRQRAQSIFEGIQKLSSKKEIIQYVVDNTSQPAYKAVGGLLEPQCLNCGNDPNLALYKEAAENEGKWILKEIDDQLPPGADPKAPRKKKFLILRVERVETIYASRVGKFFSKEFGKLKVLAKKYTETPGIPEEIKAEVKRNYLDLKVDDIAPRYEDFMKKRFLFTAVSEQEEQLVKNAGFEKANITQDNLNSFNHESVLLTNTKTGETVKFKDVLNELEQLAKQSGLDSSKLDDKANVLQFFRQQYIWYKIADHSTELKEALESKDFQDMFNVMKLYIVQPLVFKRELPSDVTVSEAEMREQYEAAKMFSYAKSNPNNPQDRIPMPYGEVREKIKEDLIRAKKQNFVRELTQKLKTDYQFILDSSRLKEGKI
- a CDS encoding helix-turn-helix transcriptional regulator yields the protein MLRKKRGIKQYDMARALGVSPSYLSKIETGSQAPTEKFRQACAKYLKTTLDKLFNESPVEEVYPEFSQGLTNKLWAKRRELGIKQYDMAKKLKVSTPFLSKVELGLLEPPEDFKSMASKVLKMKKEELFLHKVEF